One Nicotiana tomentosiformis chromosome 4, ASM39032v3, whole genome shotgun sequence genomic window carries:
- the LOC104089633 gene encoding protein COFACTOR ASSEMBLY OF COMPLEX C SUBUNIT B CCB4, chloroplastic isoform X3, producing MEAGNLLGFIPLNQPPQRLVHSRRLSSFPSFVTVKASISSQGGSGYRGPKPRREWIADWVSKNDDLVRSLPIYVGGLSLLAVLFNRTVSGIAPVADASSSQSRADLLTLGLAVTNILNGLVWLSIRPKTISVVNPNGVKCQRIASNLPDFVISELLWAWDSLSDVTCCRSLVIVYDGKCILQIGFAAASSSNGSDAVAVDTNKLIEGSLYQGVLKSAPQSYLANLSLYPGKSQLPFLPSNTQCLCFPEPRVY from the exons ATGGAAGCGGGAAATCTCCTTGGTTTCATTCCGTTAAACCAACCGCCACAACGACTTGTACATTCTCGGCGcctctcctctttcccttcctttgTTACTGTTAAGGCTTCTATTAGTTCCCAG GGAGGAAGTGGGTATAGAGGGCCGAAGCCGCGGAGGGAATGGATAGCAGATTGGGTATCCAAAAATGATGATTTAGTTCGGAGCTTGCCGATATACGTTGGTGGATTGTCTTTATTAGCTGTTCTTTTCAATCGCACGGTCTCTGGTATTGCTCCCGTCGCTGATGCTAGCAG TTCTCAATCCAGAGCAGATTTATTAACACTTGGCTTGGCAGTCACCAACATCTTAAATGGTCTTGTTTGGCTTTCAATTCGCCCAAAAACCATATCTGTG GTAAATCCTAACGGGGTGAAGTGCCAAAGAATAGCGTCCAACCTACCAGATTTTGTTATTTCTGAGCTGCTCTG GGCTTGGGATTCTCTATCAGATGTCACATGCTGCAGATCGCTGGTCATTGTTTATGATGGAAAATGCATCCTTCAAATTGGGTTTGCTGCTGCATCATCCTCTAATGGAAGCGATGCAGTAGCTGTGGACACCAATAAGTTGATAGAAGGATCACTTTACCAAGGAGTTTTAAAATCAGCGCCGC AGAGCTACTTGGCCAACTTATCTCTTTATCCGGGGAAGTCGCAGCTACCATTTCTTCCTTCAAATACACAG tgcttatgctttcctgagccgagggtttattag
- the LOC104089633 gene encoding protein COFACTOR ASSEMBLY OF COMPLEX C SUBUNIT B CCB4, chloroplastic isoform X2: protein MEAGNLLGFIPLNQPPQRLVHSRRLSSFPSFVTVKASISSQGGSGYRGPKPRREWIADWVSKNDDLVRSLPIYVGGLSLLAVLFNRTVSGIAPVADASSSQSRADLLTLGLAVTNILNGLVWLSIRPKTISVVNPNGVKCQRIASNLPDFVISELLWAWDSLSDVTCCRSLVIVYDGKCILQIGFAAASSSNGSDAVAVDTNKLIEGSLYQGVLKSAPQSYLANLSLYPGKSQLPFLPSNTQAWITLIGEKLDATLTKVI from the exons ATGGAAGCGGGAAATCTCCTTGGTTTCATTCCGTTAAACCAACCGCCACAACGACTTGTACATTCTCGGCGcctctcctctttcccttcctttgTTACTGTTAAGGCTTCTATTAGTTCCCAG GGAGGAAGTGGGTATAGAGGGCCGAAGCCGCGGAGGGAATGGATAGCAGATTGGGTATCCAAAAATGATGATTTAGTTCGGAGCTTGCCGATATACGTTGGTGGATTGTCTTTATTAGCTGTTCTTTTCAATCGCACGGTCTCTGGTATTGCTCCCGTCGCTGATGCTAGCAG TTCTCAATCCAGAGCAGATTTATTAACACTTGGCTTGGCAGTCACCAACATCTTAAATGGTCTTGTTTGGCTTTCAATTCGCCCAAAAACCATATCTGTG GTAAATCCTAACGGGGTGAAGTGCCAAAGAATAGCGTCCAACCTACCAGATTTTGTTATTTCTGAGCTGCTCTG GGCTTGGGATTCTCTATCAGATGTCACATGCTGCAGATCGCTGGTCATTGTTTATGATGGAAAATGCATCCTTCAAATTGGGTTTGCTGCTGCATCATCCTCTAATGGAAGCGATGCAGTAGCTGTGGACACCAATAAGTTGATAGAAGGATCACTTTACCAAGGAGTTTTAAAATCAGCGCCGC AGAGCTACTTGGCCAACTTATCTCTTTATCCGGGGAAGTCGCAGCTACCATTTCTTCCTTCAAATACACAG GCATGGATCACATTGATCGGAG
- the LOC104089633 gene encoding protein COFACTOR ASSEMBLY OF COMPLEX C SUBUNIT B CCB4, chloroplastic isoform X1: MEAGNLLGFIPLNQPPQRLVHSRRLSSFPSFVTVKASISSQGGSGYRGPKPRREWIADWVSKNDDLVRSLPIYVGGLSLLAVLFNRTVSGIAPVADASSSQSRADLLTLGLAVTNILNGLVWLSIRPKTISVVNPNGVKCQRIASNLPDFVISELLWAWDSLSDVTCCRSLVIVYDGKCILQIGFAAASSSNGSDAVAVDTNKLIEGSLYQGVLKSAPQSYLANLSLYPGKSQLPFLPSNTQAVILQPLGDKGIAIIGGDTIRGFTSSDQAWITLIGEKLDATLTKVI, translated from the exons ATGGAAGCGGGAAATCTCCTTGGTTTCATTCCGTTAAACCAACCGCCACAACGACTTGTACATTCTCGGCGcctctcctctttcccttcctttgTTACTGTTAAGGCTTCTATTAGTTCCCAG GGAGGAAGTGGGTATAGAGGGCCGAAGCCGCGGAGGGAATGGATAGCAGATTGGGTATCCAAAAATGATGATTTAGTTCGGAGCTTGCCGATATACGTTGGTGGATTGTCTTTATTAGCTGTTCTTTTCAATCGCACGGTCTCTGGTATTGCTCCCGTCGCTGATGCTAGCAG TTCTCAATCCAGAGCAGATTTATTAACACTTGGCTTGGCAGTCACCAACATCTTAAATGGTCTTGTTTGGCTTTCAATTCGCCCAAAAACCATATCTGTG GTAAATCCTAACGGGGTGAAGTGCCAAAGAATAGCGTCCAACCTACCAGATTTTGTTATTTCTGAGCTGCTCTG GGCTTGGGATTCTCTATCAGATGTCACATGCTGCAGATCGCTGGTCATTGTTTATGATGGAAAATGCATCCTTCAAATTGGGTTTGCTGCTGCATCATCCTCTAATGGAAGCGATGCAGTAGCTGTGGACACCAATAAGTTGATAGAAGGATCACTTTACCAAGGAGTTTTAAAATCAGCGCCGC AGAGCTACTTGGCCAACTTATCTCTTTATCCGGGGAAGTCGCAGCTACCATTTCTTCCTTCAAATACACAG GCAGTAATCCTGCAACCTCTAGGTGACAAAGGAATTGCCATAATTGGTGGTGACACAATCAGAGGATTCACATCTTCTGACCAA GCATGGATCACATTGATCGGAG